The genomic window CTCGACGATGGCCTTGACCTGCTCCGGCTTGGCGTGCAGCTCCTTGACCTTGACCAGTTCGGCCAGCACCAGGCCCAGCGTCACGCGGCGCTTCGCCTGCTCGGCGAACCATTCCGGCTGGATCGGGAAATCCTTGACCTTCATGCCGCGCTGTTCCATGTCGTGGCGGGCGTTTTCCATCAGGCGATGGATTTCCATCTCGACCAGCGCGTTCGGGATGTCGATCGGGTTGGCCTTGATGATGGCGTCCATCACCTGGTCCTTGATCTTGCCCTGGATGCGCTTCTTCACCTCGCGCTGCAGGTTGCCGGTAATTTCCTCGCGCATCTTGGCGACGTCGCCGTCGGCGATGCCGAGCATCTTCGCGAACTCGGCGTCGACTTCCGGCAGCACCGGACCGCTGACCTTCTTCACGGTGATCTCGAACTGCACCTTCTGGCCGGCGAGGTCCTTGGAGAAGTAGTCTTCCGGGAAGGTCATGTCGAAGGTCTTGCCTTCGCCGGCCTTGAGGCCTTCGACGGCAGTCTCGAAATCGGCCAGCATCATGCCCTGGCCGAGCACGAACGGGTAGTCGGCGGCCTGGCCGCCCTGGAACGGCTCGCCGTCCTTCTTGCCGAGGAAGTCGATGACGACGCGGTCTTCCTTGGCCGCGGCGCGGTCGACGGCCTCATAGCGGATACGCTGCTTGCGCAGGATCTCGATGGTCTTGTCGACCTCGGCCTCGCCGACTTCCAGCGCCGGACGCTCGATCTCGGCGGCCGACATGTCGCCCAGCGCGATCTCCGGATAGACCTCGAAGACCGCCGAGAACTCGATGTGCGTGGCGTTTTCGGTGTTCTTCGGCTCGATGCGCGGATAGC from Azospira restricta includes these protein-coding regions:
- the tig gene encoding trigger factor, with protein sequence MQTNAENTNVQQPAPSALERRIDLSVAIADLDKDVDARLKRMGKNVKMPGFRPGKVPANIVRQQYGDQARHEALNEALDRAFGEAVVAQKLRVAGYPRIEPKNTENATHIEFSAVFEVYPEIALGDMSAAEIERPALEVGEAEVDKTIEILRKQRIRYEAVDRAAAKEDRVVIDFLGKKDGEPFQGGQAADYPFVLGQGMMLADFETAVEGLKAGEGKTFDMTFPEDYFSKDLAGQKVQFEITVKKVSGPVLPEVDAEFAKMLGIADGDVAKMREEITGNLQREVKKRIQGKIKDQVMDAIIKANPIDIPNALVEMEIHRLMENARHDMEQRGMKVKDFPIQPEWFAEQAKRRVTLGLVLAELVKVKELHAKPEQVKAIVEEAAQSYEHPEEVVRWYYAQPQRLQEIEGVAIEDNVVAWVLDNAKVSDKAVAFDELMGQQQA